A single region of the Leptolyngbyaceae cyanobacterium genome encodes:
- a CDS encoding class I SAM-dependent methyltransferase has translation MTIMYLSDLTEMSSVSLEKFILAYNSESRNPLVKAFIADQVKNPETFNVEIYANDDGINHILNAYHCDVNRSLLEYLQSGKDIVDRLREVVNWKFNGFENVISFLDFACGSGRLTRFLLQELPVARITVSDIKDDAVAFQEKTFGVRGILSVSIPEDYPEENQYDCILISSLFSHLPEKTFSRWLKKLYNLLLPNGVLIFTVNDVSTMPLGMQMIDSGIVFAEVSEIKSLSLQDYGTTWVTESFVRQLIDDISGGKASYYRMSRGLWNQDLYVLANTPNEDFSGLRVGPIKGCLDTCFFQTPDRLILSGWAVDTKPEGEIESILVSINGQVMESCILQYERPDVASFLQDEKFLISGWSCSFSLPESTVLCDDIMMVKAINKQKIEHLIYLGLIGSTLTYAEAEQIELIESPGSIEKLSETEIEQSEISLFEKLVYPARRVLHIYRQWRARRNGS, from the coding sequence ATGACGATAATGTATTTGTCAGACTTAACAGAAATGAGTAGCGTATCCTTAGAAAAATTTATCCTAGCATATAATTCGGAAAGTAGGAATCCCCTGGTCAAGGCTTTCATCGCAGACCAAGTAAAGAATCCAGAAACTTTTAATGTAGAAATCTATGCTAATGATGATGGCATTAATCACATTTTAAATGCTTATCATTGTGATGTTAATCGTTCTTTATTAGAATATTTGCAATCAGGTAAAGATATCGTCGATCGGCTTAGAGAAGTGGTTAATTGGAAGTTTAATGGTTTTGAAAATGTAATATCTTTTCTCGATTTTGCGTGCGGTAGCGGACGGTTAACTCGCTTTCTATTGCAAGAGTTACCAGTCGCTCGCATTACTGTTTCCGATATTAAGGATGATGCGGTTGCTTTCCAGGAAAAAACTTTTGGCGTGCGGGGAATTCTTTCCGTGAGCATACCGGAAGATTATCCAGAGGAAAACCAGTATGATTGCATACTTATCTCTTCTTTGTTTAGCCATTTACCAGAAAAAACTTTCAGTCGGTGGCTAAAAAAATTATATAATTTATTACTTCCTAACGGGGTATTAATATTTACCGTTAATGATGTATCTACAATGCCTCTAGGAATGCAAATGATTGACTCTGGTATTGTCTTTGCAGAAGTTAGCGAAATAAAATCTTTAAGCTTGCAAGATTACGGAACAACTTGGGTTACCGAGTCATTCGTTCGACAATTAATTGATGACATTTCTGGAGGAAAAGCTAGTTATTATCGCATGAGTAGAGGGCTTTGGAATCAAGATTTATACGTGCTGGCGAACACCCCTAACGAAGATTTTTCTGGATTAAGAGTGGGTCCGATTAAAGGTTGTTTGGATACTTGTTTTTTCCAAACACCGGATCGGTTAATTTTGAGTGGTTGGGCTGTCGATACGAAGCCTGAAGGGGAAATTGAATCGATCTTAGTTTCAATTAACGGGCAAGTTATGGAAAGCTGTATTCTTCAATACGAAAGACCGGATGTAGCTAGTTTTCTTCAAGATGAAAAATTTTTAATTTCTGGTTGGAGTTGCAGTTTTTCTTTACCGGAATCAACAGTTTTATGCGATGACATTATGATGGTAAAAGCCATCAATAAGCAGAAAATAGAACACTTAATTTATCTGGGGTTGATTGGCAGTACTTTAACTTACGCGGAAGCCGAGCAGATAGAATTAATAGAGTCTCCTGGTTCCATAGAAAAGTTATCTGAAACAGAGATCGAACAATCAGAAATTTCTTTGTTTGAGAAGCTAGTATATCCGGCAAGGCGCGTTTTACATATTTACCGACAATGGCGTGCTAGAAGAAATGGAAGTTAG
- the recQ gene encoding DNA helicase RecQ, with product MSPFPTLEKALKHHFGYDSFRPGQRQIVQEALQNRDLLIVMPTGGGKSLCFQLPALLKPGLTVVVSPLIALMQDQVDALRDNGIGATFLNSSLNSWQVRNREQAILNKLVKLLYVAPERLLSERFLPFLDLVNHQIGISGFAIDEAHCVSEWGHDFRPEYRQLRMLRQRYANIPVMALTATATERVRQDIIEQLALQKPSIHVASFNRQNLYYEVRPKQKSSYTELLLKVRQTKGAGIVYCLSRRAVDELAFKLQKDGIKALPYHAGLTDEERSENQTRFIRDDVQVIVATIAFGMGINKPDVRFVAHFDLPRNLEGYYQEAGRAGRDGEPAECIFFFSYGDVKKIEWGIEQKPDPQEQMIARQQLRRVIDYAEGTDCRRTIQLSYFGEYFAGNCANCDNCRQAKPVEDWTVEAMKFLSCVARCKERFGMTYIIDVLRGSRSQKVLQNKHQELSTYGIGKDKTADEWKMLARSLLHQGLLDQTTDGYAVLKLNALSWEVMRRQRSVQIVVPVNKKAIEEAVNLKKAGMEMLYDRLRQLRKKIADEQSVPPYVIFHDSTLKLMAQVQPQTLVEFGQLSGVGSRKLEQYGERFIWEIKTYRQEQGLSTETNNYVPKAATKTNSNNITQLITFDLYQEGLTVEEIAEKRNLKTSTIMAHLAELIEMGKLGDLDNLVLPERQEVILKAMEYIGSDISLKPIYEHLKEEFNYEEIRLVRAWWRKTKNGSGFKD from the coding sequence ATGTCTCCATTTCCCACCTTGGAAAAAGCACTCAAACATCATTTTGGCTATGATAGCTTCCGCCCGGGACAGCGACAAATAGTACAAGAAGCCCTGCAAAACCGAGATTTACTGATCGTTATGCCTACTGGCGGTGGAAAATCTCTCTGTTTTCAATTGCCAGCCTTACTTAAACCAGGTTTAACTGTAGTAGTATCTCCTTTAATTGCCTTAATGCAAGACCAAGTTGATGCGCTGCGAGATAACGGCATTGGGGCAACTTTTCTTAATAGTAGCCTGAACAGTTGGCAAGTGCGAAACCGAGAACAAGCTATTCTCAACAAACTAGTTAAGTTACTTTATGTTGCACCGGAACGTTTATTAAGTGAAAGATTTCTGCCATTTTTAGATTTAGTAAATCATCAAATCGGTATCTCTGGTTTTGCGATTGATGAAGCACACTGCGTTTCCGAATGGGGACACGATTTTCGTCCAGAATATCGTCAATTGCGAATGCTGCGCCAGCGTTATGCCAACATACCTGTAATGGCGCTTACTGCTACCGCTACCGAACGAGTACGTCAAGATATTATCGAACAGTTAGCATTACAGAAACCTAGCATCCACGTTGCTAGTTTTAATCGCCAAAATTTATATTACGAAGTTCGTCCTAAACAAAAAAGTAGCTATACGGAATTATTATTAAAAGTTCGCCAAACTAAAGGTGCTGGTATCGTCTATTGTCTCAGTCGTCGCGCTGTTGATGAACTGGCTTTTAAATTACAAAAAGATGGCATAAAAGCTTTACCATATCATGCGGGTTTAACTGACGAAGAACGATCGGAAAATCAAACTCGATTTATTCGCGATGACGTGCAAGTAATCGTGGCAACTATTGCTTTTGGCATGGGAATTAATAAGCCAGATGTTCGGTTTGTAGCTCATTTCGATTTGCCTCGTAATTTAGAAGGTTATTATCAAGAAGCGGGACGGGCGGGTAGAGATGGTGAACCTGCTGAATGTATTTTCTTTTTCAGTTATGGCGATGTGAAAAAAATTGAATGGGGAATCGAACAAAAACCCGATCCGCAAGAACAAATGATTGCCCGTCAACAGTTAAGACGAGTGATTGATTATGCGGAAGGAACTGATTGTCGTCGCACGATTCAGTTAAGTTATTTTGGCGAATATTTTGCTGGAAATTGTGCTAATTGCGATAATTGTCGTCAGGCTAAACCTGTAGAAGATTGGACAGTTGAAGCGATGAAGTTTCTTTCCTGCGTGGCGCGATGTAAGGAAAGGTTTGGGATGACTTATATTATAGATGTGCTACGAGGTTCGCGGAGTCAGAAAGTTTTACAAAATAAGCATCAGGAACTTTCTACTTATGGAATTGGCAAAGATAAAACGGCTGATGAATGGAAAATGTTAGCGCGATCGCTATTACATCAAGGCTTATTAGATCAAACTACAGATGGTTATGCCGTTCTCAAATTGAATGCCCTAAGTTGGGAAGTGATGAGGCGTCAGCGTTCGGTGCAGATTGTCGTTCCCGTTAATAAAAAAGCGATCGAGGAGGCGGTAAATCTCAAAAAAGCTGGCATGGAAATGTTATACGATCGCTTGCGCCAACTCCGCAAGAAAATCGCTGACGAACAATCTGTTCCCCCTTATGTAATTTTTCATGATTCTACTCTCAAATTGATGGCGCAGGTGCAACCCCAAACTTTAGTGGAATTCGGTCAACTGTCTGGAGTAGGTAGTCGCAAATTAGAGCAATATGGGGAACGATTTATCTGGGAAATTAAAACTTATCGGCAAGAACAAGGATTGTCAACAGAAACGAATAACTATGTTCCGAAAGCAGCTACCAAAACCAACTCAAATAATATCACCCAGTTAATCACTTTCGATTTATATCAAGAAGGGTTAACTGTAGAAGAAATTGCCGAAAAACGTAATTTGAAAACTAGTACTATTATGGCTCATTTGGCAGAACTAATCGAAATGGGCAAGTTAGGAGATTTAGATAATTTGGTTTTGCCAGAACGCCAAGAAGTAATTTTAAAAGCTATGGAATATATTGGTAGCGATATTTCACTTAAACCAATTTACGAACATTTAAAAGAAGAATTTAATTATGAAGAAATTCGCTTGGTGAGGGCATGGTGGAGAAAAACTAAGAATGGATCAGGATTTAAGGATTAA
- a CDS encoding Uma2 family endonuclease yields the protein MSVETTIEQNPQIAEDEDWWEVNQPPSDLIFDDGEPLESNRHRIAMNTLIRSLQQGWADRNDFFAGGNMFIYYSREQVRNRDFRGPDFFVVLNVDGARERQGWVVWDENGRYPDVIVELLSASTAQADRGTKREIYERIFRTPDYFIFDPFDPNSLRGWHLDASQRYQELAPNDRGWVWCESLGFWLGNWEGTIERETAIWLRFYDGSGNLVLLPEEAERQNAQVERQRAERLAAKLRELGVDPDNL from the coding sequence ATGTCAGTCGAGACAACTATCGAACAAAACCCCCAGATAGCAGAGGATGAGGACTGGTGGGAAGTTAATCAACCTCCTAGTGATTTAATTTTTGATGATGGTGAACCTTTGGAAAGCAACCGCCACCGTATTGCGATGAATACCCTGATCCGATCGTTGCAGCAAGGTTGGGCCGATCGCAACGATTTTTTTGCAGGGGGTAATATGTTTATTTATTACAGCCGGGAACAAGTTCGCAACCGCGATTTTCGTGGCCCAGATTTTTTTGTGGTGCTGAATGTAGATGGTGCTAGAGAACGGCAAGGCTGGGTAGTATGGGATGAGAATGGACGTTACCCGGATGTGATTGTGGAACTGTTATCTGCTAGTACCGCCCAAGCAGATAGGGGAACAAAGAGAGAGATTTACGAAAGAATTTTTAGAACGCCGGATTATTTTATTTTCGATCCTTTCGATCCGAATTCTTTACGAGGTTGGCATTTAGATGCTTCCCAAAGATATCAGGAATTAGCGCCAAACGATCGAGGTTGGGTTTGGTGCGAGAGTTTGGGGTTTTGGTTAGGAAATTGGGAAGGAACTATCGAGAGAGAAACGGCAATTTGGTTGCGATTTTATGATGGTTCTGGGAATCTGGTTTTGTTACCAGAGGAAGCAGAAAGACAAAATGCTCAAGTGGAAAGACAAAGGGCGGAACGACTCGCGGCGAAGTTGCGAGAGTTGGGTGTAGATCCGGATAATTTGTAG
- a CDS encoding methyltransferase domain-containing protein, with the protein MAPKISSDEYKQRVKAEFNSRTNYDNDFRDRLGNRLVELAQLTTGQTILDVATGTGIVAIAAAQIVGDEGKVIGVDISEGMLEQAQQKIAAANLKNIELQEVDADYLNFSDESFDRILCSSALVYLSSIPAALRSWYRFLKKGGVVGFSTFADGSFNLAMLFTEIAQNYGVFIPDLKAPLNTPEKCQSILEEVGFKNTEIKVEQFGYYMSVSEVENLWNHLANNGLIKPILNISSAELAEFKATYLTAAKKLETKQGIWNDVTTFFVLAQKV; encoded by the coding sequence ATGGCACCAAAAATAAGTTCTGATGAATATAAGCAGCGAGTAAAAGCAGAGTTTAACTCGCGTACTAATTATGACAATGACTTTCGCGATCGCCTTGGTAACCGTTTGGTTGAATTAGCGCAACTAACAACAGGGCAAACTATATTAGATGTGGCAACTGGTACGGGAATAGTTGCGATCGCAGCAGCGCAGATAGTAGGTGATGAAGGTAAAGTAATTGGGGTAGATATTTCTGAGGGAATGCTCGAGCAAGCTCAACAAAAAATCGCTGCCGCCAATCTGAAAAATATTGAACTACAAGAAGTAGATGCCGATTATCTTAATTTTAGCGATGAAAGCTTCGATCGCATTTTATGTTCTTCAGCGTTGGTATATTTAAGCAGTATTCCGGCTGCATTGCGATCGTGGTATCGCTTTCTCAAAAAAGGCGGAGTAGTGGGATTTTCTACTTTTGCAGATGGATCGTTTAATTTAGCGATGTTGTTTACCGAAATTGCACAAAATTATGGTGTTTTCATTCCCGATTTAAAAGCACCACTGAATACTCCAGAAAAATGCCAGAGCATATTAGAAGAGGTGGGTTTTAAAAATACGGAAATAAAAGTTGAGCAATTCGGTTACTATATGAGTGTCAGCGAGGTAGAAAACTTGTGGAATCATCTGGCAAATAACGGTTTGATTAAGCCAATATTAAATATTTCTTCAGCAGAGTTAGCCGAGTTTAAAGCCACATATTTAACAGCAGCTAAAAAATTAGAAACAAAGCAAGGCATTTGGAATGATGTAACGACTTTCTTTGTATTAGCGCAGAAAGTTTGA
- a CDS encoding HAD family phosphatase, translating to MTLKAVLFDFNGVIINDEPIHEKLINQILIEENLRPKPGEFRQICLGRSDRACISELLTSRGRVVTESYLMQLMTRKAQAYQKEMENLEKLPIFPAVEDLIYKLRVAKVKIGLVTGALRSEVELVLNRVNFGQHFSIFVTGDDITASKPDPEGYLLAVQRFNEQFRDLSLQPSECLAIEDTPAGIQAAKSAGMQVVGVANSYPFHMLQRQANWSVDYLTDVDVERVQQVFSQKSPQPTMSG from the coding sequence ATGACACTAAAGGCAGTTCTGTTCGATTTCAACGGCGTCATTATTAATGATGAGCCAATCCACGAAAAACTGATTAACCAGATTCTGATTGAAGAAAATCTCCGGCCAAAACCGGGAGAATTTCGGCAAATTTGTCTGGGAAGAAGCGATCGCGCCTGCATTAGCGAGTTACTAACTAGTCGGGGTCGAGTAGTGACAGAAAGCTACTTAATGCAGCTAATGACTCGCAAAGCGCAAGCTTACCAGAAAGAAATGGAAAATTTGGAAAAATTACCCATTTTTCCAGCCGTAGAAGATTTGATTTATAAATTGCGGGTCGCCAAAGTAAAAATAGGATTGGTGACTGGTGCTTTGCGATCGGAAGTCGAACTAGTATTAAATCGCGTTAACTTTGGCCAACACTTTTCGATCTTCGTGACGGGAGATGATATAACTGCCAGTAAACCAGACCCAGAAGGCTATCTGTTAGCAGTACAGCGCTTTAACGAGCAATTTCGCGATCTTAGTCTCCAACCTTCTGAGTGTCTGGCAATTGAAGATACACCAGCTGGTATTCAAGCCGCCAAAAGCGCTGGTATGCAAGTAGTTGGCGTCGCCAATAGCTACCCTTTTCATATGCTTCAGCGCCAAGCCAACTGGTCAGTTGATTATCTCACCGATGTTGACGTGGAACGAGTGCAGCAAGTATTCTCCCAAAAATCACCCCAGCCAACGATGAGTGGCTGA
- a CDS encoding Uma2 family endonuclease, producing the protein MTATLTQPIERVQLSGISWQTYEALLTELSRDRRLRLTYNRGNLEIMVPSPEHERYKEVMGRFVETLAEELEISIEPFGSTTFKRLELSGAEPDKCFYIRNINIIKSKKRLDPEKDPAPDLVIEIDITSSSSDRLAVYKDLGVAEVWIYDGNTFQIKQLQNQEYISSPQSDIFPNLPLLEITRFLEQVGEMDYLELIKTFRKWVRSQIDKE; encoded by the coding sequence ATGACTGCCACACTTACCCAACCAATAGAAAGAGTACAGCTTTCGGGAATCAGTTGGCAAACCTACGAAGCTTTGCTAACCGAACTAAGTCGCGATCGCCGTTTGCGTCTTACCTATAATCGAGGTAATTTAGAAATTATGGTTCCTTCCCCCGAACACGAACGTTATAAAGAAGTAATGGGTCGATTTGTGGAAACTCTAGCTGAAGAATTAGAGATTTCGATCGAACCATTTGGATCGACAACCTTTAAACGTTTGGAATTAAGCGGTGCAGAACCCGATAAATGTTTTTACATCCGCAACATCAATATAATTAAATCGAAAAAAAGACTCGATCCAGAAAAAGATCCAGCACCAGATTTAGTTATAGAAATTGATATTACCAGTAGTTCTAGCGATCGCTTGGCTGTTTACAAAGATTTAGGCGTAGCAGAAGTATGGATTTACGATGGTAACACCTTCCAAATTAAGCAACTACAAAACCAAGAATATATTTCATCCCCCCAAAGTGATATTTTTCCCAACTTACCTCTTTTAGAAATCACTAGATTTCTCGAACAAGTTGGGGAAATGGATTATTTAGAATTAATCAAAACATTTCGCAAGTGGGTGAGGAGTCAAATTGATAAAGAGTAG
- a CDS encoding DUF427 domain-containing protein: MNAGEVVGFGAVGLSSIMVLESWKKNKPMKKAVWNGAILAESDRTVVVEGNHYFPADSIKKEYFQESNTHTTCPWKGVASYYTIEVDGQVNKDAAWYYPQTKDAAKNIEGYIAFWRGVKVE; encoded by the coding sequence ATGAACGCAGGTGAGGTTGTTGGCTTTGGTGCGGTTGGATTATCTTCAATAATGGTATTGGAAAGTTGGAAGAAAAATAAACCGATGAAAAAAGCTGTTTGGAATGGGGCTATTTTAGCGGAAAGCGATCGCACTGTGGTTGTAGAAGGCAATCACTACTTCCCGGCTGACTCGATTAAGAAGGAATATTTCCAGGAAAGCAACACCCACACGACTTGTCCTTGGAAAGGTGTAGCGAGTTACTACACCATCGAGGTAGACGGACAAGTAAACAAGGATGCTGCCTGGTACTATCCCCAAACTAAGGATGCGGCGAAGAATATCGAAGGGTATATCGCGTTTTGGCGTGGAGTGAAGGTGGAGTAA
- a CDS encoding class I SAM-dependent methyltransferase yields the protein MAVRQDTIWEQFLKPFFGLFIDGEGLKQFYESVDWEKEADRFRNPNLTYPSYYSSQNFHGSEGGYLNPSASVSYDPVTQYVLLPNETWIRQGLIEAVKVKPQRILDLGCGTGSTTLLLKQAFPQAKVIGLDLSPYMLFMADRKAQQTGLEIEWRHGNAEETGFSDGSFDLVTASLLFHETPPEVTKAILRESFRLLKASGQVLILDGNQKTLHQTEWLNDIFEEPYIRAYAAGNLDAWMEAAGFEAVETNDLWWVNQVTSGIKPIPGKPPQVAIDRTLEGDDSQGFPTPAFGT from the coding sequence ATGGCAGTTCGTCAAGACACGATTTGGGAACAGTTTTTAAAGCCATTTTTTGGTCTGTTTATAGATGGAGAAGGACTCAAGCAATTTTATGAAAGCGTAGATTGGGAAAAAGAGGCCGATCGCTTTCGCAATCCTAATCTAACTTATCCTTCCTACTACAGCAGCCAAAATTTTCACGGTAGCGAAGGCGGGTATCTTAATCCCAGCGCTTCTGTTTCCTACGATCCGGTTACTCAATATGTATTGCTACCCAACGAAACTTGGATACGCCAAGGATTAATCGAAGCGGTGAAAGTAAAACCGCAACGTATTTTAGACTTAGGTTGCGGAACTGGTTCGACAACCCTACTGTTAAAGCAGGCGTTTCCCCAAGCGAAAGTAATCGGTTTGGACTTGTCCCCTTATATGTTATTCATGGCCGATCGCAAAGCGCAACAAACCGGACTAGAAATCGAATGGCGACATGGTAATGCGGAAGAAACGGGATTTTCCGATGGTTCCTTCGATTTGGTAACCGCTTCTTTGTTATTTCACGAAACCCCGCCAGAAGTCACCAAAGCTATTCTCAGAGAAAGCTTCCGACTCCTCAAAGCCAGCGGACAAGTGTTAATTTTGGATGGCAACCAAAAAACTTTGCACCAGACAGAGTGGTTGAATGATATTTTTGAGGAACCGTATATCAGAGCTTATGCTGCTGGAAATCTAGATGCCTGGATGGAAGCGGCGGGTTTTGAAGCGGTGGAAACTAACGATCTGTGGTGGGTAAATCAGGTGACGAGTGGCATCAAGCCCATCCCAGGTAAGCCTCCTCAAGTAGCGATCGATCGCACTTTGGAAGGTGATGATTCACAGGGTTTTCCTACCCCAGCTTTTGGCACATGA
- a CDS encoding TM0106 family RecB-like putative nuclease, with product MLLTAQLLLHYQRCNRRAFLDVHGDRNYLEPPSDFHLKLLHDRFVHEQAVLSEEFYHQPDYPQGDWQAAAQATLALMEQGVERIHKGVLLTNMENGNNSRSPFALLSSPDLLVKKPGKSRFGDWLYVPIDIELGKRAKLDYQIVAAFHAHVLARVQEAMPDTAWLILREKGRYPIKLDIRLPQMHLILEECCQVLLSQQPPEVFISRQKCNICRWHSYCYQIAKSEQHLSLLPGVTPSRYIYLKQLNLTTLESLANANLSLLEPIFGSEVAEQLLRQARSTLQNRVSLVSARSLNLPTSPVELYFDIEAEPELDLAYLLGVLVVDRTAKTETFHYFLAENPENEASIWHQFLELVWTYPEAPIFHFCDYEVQTVKRLARLYKTPTHLWQPLLIRFLDIHESISSGLTLPVESYALKTIARWLGFEWRDPKVNGAQAIYWYDQWLKTGDRNFLDLTLRYNEDDCRATLHVKNWLSNIVLEDLINNELSMTI from the coding sequence ATGTTGCTAACTGCTCAACTGCTGCTACACTACCAACGATGTAATCGACGAGCGTTTCTAGATGTCCACGGAGACAGAAACTACCTGGAACCTCCCAGTGACTTTCATCTGAAACTGCTACACGACCGTTTCGTTCACGAACAAGCTGTTCTTTCCGAAGAGTTTTATCACCAACCGGACTACCCGCAAGGAGATTGGCAAGCTGCTGCCCAAGCTACTTTAGCATTGATGGAGCAAGGCGTCGAGCGAATTCACAAAGGCGTACTGCTGACAAATATGGAAAATGGGAATAATTCCCGATCGCCCTTCGCTTTACTCAGCAGTCCCGATTTATTGGTGAAAAAGCCTGGAAAATCTCGCTTTGGTGATTGGCTTTACGTTCCGATCGATATAGAGTTGGGTAAGCGAGCTAAACTAGATTATCAGATTGTGGCGGCATTTCACGCTCACGTACTAGCACGAGTGCAAGAAGCAATGCCTGACACTGCTTGGTTGATTTTACGAGAAAAAGGCCGTTATCCGATTAAGCTAGACATCCGCTTACCCCAAATGCACTTGATTTTGGAAGAATGTTGTCAAGTGCTTTTATCCCAGCAGCCACCAGAAGTTTTTATTTCTCGTCAAAAATGTAATATTTGCCGATGGCATAGCTACTGTTATCAAATCGCCAAATCCGAGCAACACCTCTCATTATTACCAGGTGTTACTCCCAGTCGCTACATTTATCTAAAACAACTTAATTTAACAACTTTAGAATCTCTAGCTAACGCTAATTTAAGTCTACTAGAGCCGATTTTTGGTAGCGAAGTAGCAGAACAACTTTTACGCCAAGCCAGATCTACTTTGCAAAATCGAGTGTCTTTAGTATCTGCTCGATCTTTAAATTTACCAACTTCTCCCGTGGAATTATACTTCGATATTGAAGCCGAACCCGAATTAGACTTGGCTTATTTATTGGGAGTTTTAGTAGTTGACCGAACAGCTAAAACAGAAACTTTTCATTATTTCTTAGCTGAAAATCCAGAGAATGAGGCATCTATTTGGCATCAATTTTTAGAATTAGTTTGGACTTATCCAGAAGCACCCATCTTTCATTTTTGCGATTACGAAGTCCAAACTGTCAAAAGATTAGCTCGGCTTTATAAAACTCCTACTCATTTGTGGCAACCGCTTCTCATTCGCTTTTTAGATATACATGAAAGCATTTCTTCTGGTTTAACGCTACCGGTAGAAAGCTACGCTTTGAAAACAATTGCTCGTTGGTTGGGTTTCGAGTGGCGCGACCCAAAAGTAAATGGAGCGCAAGCAATCTACTGGTACGACCAATGGTTGAAAACAGGCGATCGCAATTTTCTCGACCTTACTCTTCGTTACAATGAAGATGATTGTCGCGCTACACTTCACGTAAAAAATTGGTTAAGCAATATAGTTTTAGAAGATTTAATTAACAATGAATTATCGATGACAATTTAA